The genomic window CTGCCCCGGCGGGAACATCCGTGGGCGGACGCTTCACGTGCCTGTTCAGGCGAATACCTACCATGAACTCATGAGATCCGGAGGAATAGTTTTGCAGGTTGTTGGTGAGAATGTCGTAACCGTAGCCGAAGAACAGGAAATCCTTGTGCGTGTATCCGAACACCGGCGTAAACGAATCAC from Cryomorphaceae bacterium includes these protein-coding regions:
- a CDS encoding type IX secretion system membrane protein PorP/SprF produces the protein DSFTPVFGYTHKDFLFFGYGYDILTNNLQNYSSGSHEFMVGIRLNRHVKRPPTDVPAGAE